The Temnothorax longispinosus isolate EJ_2023e chromosome 4, Tlon_JGU_v1, whole genome shotgun sequence genome has a window encoding:
- the LOC139811112 gene encoding carbohydrate sulfotransferase 5 isoform X5, translating into MARPHRLATDFISRKFLRFPGSRMSKRLSFYGLVALAASVCIFFLAFNQRYSSYLEHRLQPVISAYITGSAYNGTITEIQEVVDQQRRTIAREMENYEYPNGRYGINVSKLEDLVMEKGGRPMRSVILTTWRTGSTFLGDVVNAHPANFYHYEPLLDYGIVQIREPPLAEESLTRIVSLLNCEYKELDRYLDYGKTHTWVFKHTTDLWRQCQAHKRICWDPRFVSKFCRLFPFQSMKLVRLRLRIAESLLAEEDLGVRLVLLIRDPRGILQSRKHREWCPTKPDCSDPALVCADMVSDFSAAVELSKKYPRSFRVVRYEDLSVDPYKHVKELYNFYGLNFHVNVKRFLDTHTKNDEGGVSSTFRNSKVAPFHWRADLDFEEVREIQEVCATAMRLWGYVMALNSTHQKDFDPITNYRLQL; encoded by the exons ATGGCGAGGCCTCATCGTCTAGCGACGGATTTCATTTCGCGAAAG TTCCTGCGCTTTCCAGGATCAAGGATGTCGAAGCGGCTGAGCTTCTACGGTCTGGTAGCCCTGGCTGCATCCGTCTGCATCTTCTTCCTAGCGTTTAACCAGCGCTACAGCAGCTACCTCGAGCACCGGCTGCAACCGGTGATATCG GCGTATATCACAGGATCCGCGTACAATGGCACGATCACCGAAATTCAGGAGGTGGTTGACCAACAAAGGAGGACGATCGCAAGAGAGATGGAAAATTATGAGTATCCAAACGGAAGATATGGGATAAATGTGAG CAAACTTGAAGATTTAGTGATGGAGAAGGGCGGTAGACCCATGAGAAGCGTAATTCTGACGACCTGGAGAACCGGCAGCACGTTTCTCGGCGACGTAGTGAACGCGCATCCagccaatttttatcattacgAACCGTTACTTGACTATGGAATTGTGCAAATCCGAGAGCCGCCGCTCGCTGAAGAATCCTTGACAAGGATAGTCTCTCTGTTGAATTGCGAATACAAGGAGCTCG ATCGGTACCTGGATTATGGGAAAACTCATACTTGGGTATTTAAGCACACCACGGATTTATGGCGGCAATGCCAAGCACATAAACGCATCTGTTGGGATCCGCGTTTCGTTTCTAAATTTTGCCGACTATTTCCGTTCCAATCGATGAAGCTCGTACGATTGAGGTTGCGAATAGCGGAAAGTCTTCTGGCCGAAGAAGA TTTGGGTGTGCGACTAGTTCTTCTCATTCGTGATCCGAGAGGCATTCTGCAATCCAGAAAACACAGGGAATGGTGTCCTACTAAGCCCGATTGCTCCGATCCGGCTCTGGTTTGCGCAGACATGGTATCGGACTTTAGCGCGGCGGTAGAACTGTCAAAAAAATATCCACGTTCTTTCAG AGTGGTGCGCTACGAGGACCTGTCCGTGGATCCCTACAAGCACGTGAAGGAgctttacaatttttacgGTTTGAACTTTCACGTGAACGTGAAGAGATTCCTGGACACGCACACGAAGAACGACGAAGGCGGGGTGTCGAGCACCTTCCGGAATTCCAAGGTCGCACCATTTCACTGGCGGGCTGATTTAGACTTCGAAGAGGTTCGTGAAATACAGGAGGTATGCGCGACCGCCATGCGATTGTGGGGATATGTGATGGCCTTAAATTCCACACACCAAAAAGACTTCGATCCTATCACAAATTACCGGCTCCAGTTGTGA
- the LOC139811112 gene encoding carbohydrate sulfotransferase 5 isoform X6, with protein MSKRLSFYGLVALAASVCIFFLAFNQRYSSYLEHRLQPVISDIEIRPRTTKIQEPVTVSQAYITGSAYNGTITEIQEVVDQQRRTIAREMENYEYPNGRYGINVSKLEDLVMEKGGRPMRSVILTTWRTGSTFLGDVVNAHPANFYHYEPLLDYGIVQIREPPLAEESLTRIVSLLNCEYKELDRYLDYGKTHTWVFKHTTDLWRQCQAHKRICWDPRFVSKFCRLFPFQSMKLVRLRLRIAESLLAEEDLGVRLVLLIRDPRGILQSRKHREWCPTKPDCSDPALVCADMVSDFSAAVELSKKYPRSFRVVRYEDLSVDPYKHVKELYNFYGLNFHVNVKRFLDTHTKNDEGGVSSTFRNSKVAPFHWRADLDFEEVREIQEVCATAMRLWGYVMALNSTHQKDFDPITNYRLQL; from the exons ATGTCGAAGCGGCTGAGCTTCTACGGTCTGGTAGCCCTGGCTGCATCCGTCTGCATCTTCTTCCTAGCGTTTAACCAGCGCTACAGCAGCTACCTCGAGCACCGGCTGCAACCGGTGATATCG GATATTGAGATAAGGCCGCGGACCACCAAAATCCAAGAGCCGGTAACGGTGAGCCAG GCGTATATCACAGGATCCGCGTACAATGGCACGATCACCGAAATTCAGGAGGTGGTTGACCAACAAAGGAGGACGATCGCAAGAGAGATGGAAAATTATGAGTATCCAAACGGAAGATATGGGATAAATGTGAG CAAACTTGAAGATTTAGTGATGGAGAAGGGCGGTAGACCCATGAGAAGCGTAATTCTGACGACCTGGAGAACCGGCAGCACGTTTCTCGGCGACGTAGTGAACGCGCATCCagccaatttttatcattacgAACCGTTACTTGACTATGGAATTGTGCAAATCCGAGAGCCGCCGCTCGCTGAAGAATCCTTGACAAGGATAGTCTCTCTGTTGAATTGCGAATACAAGGAGCTCG ATCGGTACCTGGATTATGGGAAAACTCATACTTGGGTATTTAAGCACACCACGGATTTATGGCGGCAATGCCAAGCACATAAACGCATCTGTTGGGATCCGCGTTTCGTTTCTAAATTTTGCCGACTATTTCCGTTCCAATCGATGAAGCTCGTACGATTGAGGTTGCGAATAGCGGAAAGTCTTCTGGCCGAAGAAGA TTTGGGTGTGCGACTAGTTCTTCTCATTCGTGATCCGAGAGGCATTCTGCAATCCAGAAAACACAGGGAATGGTGTCCTACTAAGCCCGATTGCTCCGATCCGGCTCTGGTTTGCGCAGACATGGTATCGGACTTTAGCGCGGCGGTAGAACTGTCAAAAAAATATCCACGTTCTTTCAG AGTGGTGCGCTACGAGGACCTGTCCGTGGATCCCTACAAGCACGTGAAGGAgctttacaatttttacgGTTTGAACTTTCACGTGAACGTGAAGAGATTCCTGGACACGCACACGAAGAACGACGAAGGCGGGGTGTCGAGCACCTTCCGGAATTCCAAGGTCGCACCATTTCACTGGCGGGCTGATTTAGACTTCGAAGAGGTTCGTGAAATACAGGAGGTATGCGCGACCGCCATGCGATTGTGGGGATATGTGATGGCCTTAAATTCCACACACCAAAAAGACTTCGATCCTATCACAAATTACCGGCTCCAGTTGTGA
- the LOC139811112 gene encoding carbohydrate sulfotransferase 5 isoform X1 → MDVVTVVVVPRCVLAVLGAARGTSPRIPSLSFQRSVMVELAERAAAASARARFRGSRMSKRLSFYGLVALAASVCIFFLAFNQRYSSYLEHRLQPVISDIEIRPRTTKIQEPVTVSQAYITGSAYNGTITEIQEVVDQQRRTIAREMENYEYPNGRYGINVSKLEDLVMEKGGRPMRSVILTTWRTGSTFLGDVVNAHPANFYHYEPLLDYGIVQIREPPLAEESLTRIVSLLNCEYKELDRYLDYGKTHTWVFKHTTDLWRQCQAHKRICWDPRFVSKFCRLFPFQSMKLVRLRLRIAESLLAEEDLGVRLVLLIRDPRGILQSRKHREWCPTKPDCSDPALVCADMVSDFSAAVELSKKYPRSFRVVRYEDLSVDPYKHVKELYNFYGLNFHVNVKRFLDTHTKNDEGGVSSTFRNSKVAPFHWRADLDFEEVREIQEVCATAMRLWGYVMALNSTHQKDFDPITNYRLQL, encoded by the exons CCGCGGCACGTCGCCGCGAATCCCGTCGTTGTCGTTCCAGCGCAGCGTCATGGTTGAGCTGGCCGAACGTGCGGCGGCAGCGAGTGCACGAGCACGATTCCGAG GATCAAGGATGTCGAAGCGGCTGAGCTTCTACGGTCTGGTAGCCCTGGCTGCATCCGTCTGCATCTTCTTCCTAGCGTTTAACCAGCGCTACAGCAGCTACCTCGAGCACCGGCTGCAACCGGTGATATCG GATATTGAGATAAGGCCGCGGACCACCAAAATCCAAGAGCCGGTAACGGTGAGCCAG GCGTATATCACAGGATCCGCGTACAATGGCACGATCACCGAAATTCAGGAGGTGGTTGACCAACAAAGGAGGACGATCGCAAGAGAGATGGAAAATTATGAGTATCCAAACGGAAGATATGGGATAAATGTGAG CAAACTTGAAGATTTAGTGATGGAGAAGGGCGGTAGACCCATGAGAAGCGTAATTCTGACGACCTGGAGAACCGGCAGCACGTTTCTCGGCGACGTAGTGAACGCGCATCCagccaatttttatcattacgAACCGTTACTTGACTATGGAATTGTGCAAATCCGAGAGCCGCCGCTCGCTGAAGAATCCTTGACAAGGATAGTCTCTCTGTTGAATTGCGAATACAAGGAGCTCG ATCGGTACCTGGATTATGGGAAAACTCATACTTGGGTATTTAAGCACACCACGGATTTATGGCGGCAATGCCAAGCACATAAACGCATCTGTTGGGATCCGCGTTTCGTTTCTAAATTTTGCCGACTATTTCCGTTCCAATCGATGAAGCTCGTACGATTGAGGTTGCGAATAGCGGAAAGTCTTCTGGCCGAAGAAGA TTTGGGTGTGCGACTAGTTCTTCTCATTCGTGATCCGAGAGGCATTCTGCAATCCAGAAAACACAGGGAATGGTGTCCTACTAAGCCCGATTGCTCCGATCCGGCTCTGGTTTGCGCAGACATGGTATCGGACTTTAGCGCGGCGGTAGAACTGTCAAAAAAATATCCACGTTCTTTCAG AGTGGTGCGCTACGAGGACCTGTCCGTGGATCCCTACAAGCACGTGAAGGAgctttacaatttttacgGTTTGAACTTTCACGTGAACGTGAAGAGATTCCTGGACACGCACACGAAGAACGACGAAGGCGGGGTGTCGAGCACCTTCCGGAATTCCAAGGTCGCACCATTTCACTGGCGGGCTGATTTAGACTTCGAAGAGGTTCGTGAAATACAGGAGGTATGCGCGACCGCCATGCGATTGTGGGGATATGTGATGGCCTTAAATTCCACACACCAAAAAGACTTCGATCCTATCACAAATTACCGGCTCCAGTTGTGA
- the LOC139811112 gene encoding carbohydrate sulfotransferase 5 isoform X4 translates to MASLKYIFLRFPGSRMSKRLSFYGLVALAASVCIFFLAFNQRYSSYLEHRLQPVISDIEIRPRTTKIQEPVTVSQAYITGSAYNGTITEIQEVVDQQRRTIAREMENYEYPNGRYGINVSKLEDLVMEKGGRPMRSVILTTWRTGSTFLGDVVNAHPANFYHYEPLLDYGIVQIREPPLAEESLTRIVSLLNCEYKELDRYLDYGKTHTWVFKHTTDLWRQCQAHKRICWDPRFVSKFCRLFPFQSMKLVRLRLRIAESLLAEEDLGVRLVLLIRDPRGILQSRKHREWCPTKPDCSDPALVCADMVSDFSAAVELSKKYPRSFRVVRYEDLSVDPYKHVKELYNFYGLNFHVNVKRFLDTHTKNDEGGVSSTFRNSKVAPFHWRADLDFEEVREIQEVCATAMRLWGYVMALNSTHQKDFDPITNYRLQL, encoded by the exons TTCCTGCGCTTTCCAGGATCAAGGATGTCGAAGCGGCTGAGCTTCTACGGTCTGGTAGCCCTGGCTGCATCCGTCTGCATCTTCTTCCTAGCGTTTAACCAGCGCTACAGCAGCTACCTCGAGCACCGGCTGCAACCGGTGATATCG GATATTGAGATAAGGCCGCGGACCACCAAAATCCAAGAGCCGGTAACGGTGAGCCAG GCGTATATCACAGGATCCGCGTACAATGGCACGATCACCGAAATTCAGGAGGTGGTTGACCAACAAAGGAGGACGATCGCAAGAGAGATGGAAAATTATGAGTATCCAAACGGAAGATATGGGATAAATGTGAG CAAACTTGAAGATTTAGTGATGGAGAAGGGCGGTAGACCCATGAGAAGCGTAATTCTGACGACCTGGAGAACCGGCAGCACGTTTCTCGGCGACGTAGTGAACGCGCATCCagccaatttttatcattacgAACCGTTACTTGACTATGGAATTGTGCAAATCCGAGAGCCGCCGCTCGCTGAAGAATCCTTGACAAGGATAGTCTCTCTGTTGAATTGCGAATACAAGGAGCTCG ATCGGTACCTGGATTATGGGAAAACTCATACTTGGGTATTTAAGCACACCACGGATTTATGGCGGCAATGCCAAGCACATAAACGCATCTGTTGGGATCCGCGTTTCGTTTCTAAATTTTGCCGACTATTTCCGTTCCAATCGATGAAGCTCGTACGATTGAGGTTGCGAATAGCGGAAAGTCTTCTGGCCGAAGAAGA TTTGGGTGTGCGACTAGTTCTTCTCATTCGTGATCCGAGAGGCATTCTGCAATCCAGAAAACACAGGGAATGGTGTCCTACTAAGCCCGATTGCTCCGATCCGGCTCTGGTTTGCGCAGACATGGTATCGGACTTTAGCGCGGCGGTAGAACTGTCAAAAAAATATCCACGTTCTTTCAG AGTGGTGCGCTACGAGGACCTGTCCGTGGATCCCTACAAGCACGTGAAGGAgctttacaatttttacgGTTTGAACTTTCACGTGAACGTGAAGAGATTCCTGGACACGCACACGAAGAACGACGAAGGCGGGGTGTCGAGCACCTTCCGGAATTCCAAGGTCGCACCATTTCACTGGCGGGCTGATTTAGACTTCGAAGAGGTTCGTGAAATACAGGAGGTATGCGCGACCGCCATGCGATTGTGGGGATATGTGATGGCCTTAAATTCCACACACCAAAAAGACTTCGATCCTATCACAAATTACCGGCTCCAGTTGTGA
- the LOC139811112 gene encoding carbohydrate sulfotransferase 5 isoform X3 yields MARPHRLATDFISRKFLRFPGSRMSKRLSFYGLVALAASVCIFFLAFNQRYSSYLEHRLQPVISDIEIRPRTTKIQEPVTVSQAYITGSAYNGTITEIQEVVDQQRRTIAREMENYEYPNGRYGINVSKLEDLVMEKGGRPMRSVILTTWRTGSTFLGDVVNAHPANFYHYEPLLDYGIVQIREPPLAEESLTRIVSLLNCEYKELDRYLDYGKTHTWVFKHTTDLWRQCQAHKRICWDPRFVSKFCRLFPFQSMKLVRLRLRIAESLLAEEDLGVRLVLLIRDPRGILQSRKHREWCPTKPDCSDPALVCADMVSDFSAAVELSKKYPRSFRVVRYEDLSVDPYKHVKELYNFYGLNFHVNVKRFLDTHTKNDEGGVSSTFRNSKVAPFHWRADLDFEEVREIQEVCATAMRLWGYVMALNSTHQKDFDPITNYRLQL; encoded by the exons ATGGCGAGGCCTCATCGTCTAGCGACGGATTTCATTTCGCGAAAG TTCCTGCGCTTTCCAGGATCAAGGATGTCGAAGCGGCTGAGCTTCTACGGTCTGGTAGCCCTGGCTGCATCCGTCTGCATCTTCTTCCTAGCGTTTAACCAGCGCTACAGCAGCTACCTCGAGCACCGGCTGCAACCGGTGATATCG GATATTGAGATAAGGCCGCGGACCACCAAAATCCAAGAGCCGGTAACGGTGAGCCAG GCGTATATCACAGGATCCGCGTACAATGGCACGATCACCGAAATTCAGGAGGTGGTTGACCAACAAAGGAGGACGATCGCAAGAGAGATGGAAAATTATGAGTATCCAAACGGAAGATATGGGATAAATGTGAG CAAACTTGAAGATTTAGTGATGGAGAAGGGCGGTAGACCCATGAGAAGCGTAATTCTGACGACCTGGAGAACCGGCAGCACGTTTCTCGGCGACGTAGTGAACGCGCATCCagccaatttttatcattacgAACCGTTACTTGACTATGGAATTGTGCAAATCCGAGAGCCGCCGCTCGCTGAAGAATCCTTGACAAGGATAGTCTCTCTGTTGAATTGCGAATACAAGGAGCTCG ATCGGTACCTGGATTATGGGAAAACTCATACTTGGGTATTTAAGCACACCACGGATTTATGGCGGCAATGCCAAGCACATAAACGCATCTGTTGGGATCCGCGTTTCGTTTCTAAATTTTGCCGACTATTTCCGTTCCAATCGATGAAGCTCGTACGATTGAGGTTGCGAATAGCGGAAAGTCTTCTGGCCGAAGAAGA TTTGGGTGTGCGACTAGTTCTTCTCATTCGTGATCCGAGAGGCATTCTGCAATCCAGAAAACACAGGGAATGGTGTCCTACTAAGCCCGATTGCTCCGATCCGGCTCTGGTTTGCGCAGACATGGTATCGGACTTTAGCGCGGCGGTAGAACTGTCAAAAAAATATCCACGTTCTTTCAG AGTGGTGCGCTACGAGGACCTGTCCGTGGATCCCTACAAGCACGTGAAGGAgctttacaatttttacgGTTTGAACTTTCACGTGAACGTGAAGAGATTCCTGGACACGCACACGAAGAACGACGAAGGCGGGGTGTCGAGCACCTTCCGGAATTCCAAGGTCGCACCATTTCACTGGCGGGCTGATTTAGACTTCGAAGAGGTTCGTGAAATACAGGAGGTATGCGCGACCGCCATGCGATTGTGGGGATATGTGATGGCCTTAAATTCCACACACCAAAAAGACTTCGATCCTATCACAAATTACCGGCTCCAGTTGTGA
- the LOC139811112 gene encoding carbohydrate sulfotransferase 5 isoform X2, whose translation MDVVTVVVVPRCVLAVLGAARGTSPRIPSLSFQRSVMVELAERAAAASARARFRGSRMSKRLSFYGLVALAASVCIFFLAFNQRYSSYLEHRLQPVISAYITGSAYNGTITEIQEVVDQQRRTIAREMENYEYPNGRYGINVSKLEDLVMEKGGRPMRSVILTTWRTGSTFLGDVVNAHPANFYHYEPLLDYGIVQIREPPLAEESLTRIVSLLNCEYKELDRYLDYGKTHTWVFKHTTDLWRQCQAHKRICWDPRFVSKFCRLFPFQSMKLVRLRLRIAESLLAEEDLGVRLVLLIRDPRGILQSRKHREWCPTKPDCSDPALVCADMVSDFSAAVELSKKYPRSFRVVRYEDLSVDPYKHVKELYNFYGLNFHVNVKRFLDTHTKNDEGGVSSTFRNSKVAPFHWRADLDFEEVREIQEVCATAMRLWGYVMALNSTHQKDFDPITNYRLQL comes from the exons CCGCGGCACGTCGCCGCGAATCCCGTCGTTGTCGTTCCAGCGCAGCGTCATGGTTGAGCTGGCCGAACGTGCGGCGGCAGCGAGTGCACGAGCACGATTCCGAG GATCAAGGATGTCGAAGCGGCTGAGCTTCTACGGTCTGGTAGCCCTGGCTGCATCCGTCTGCATCTTCTTCCTAGCGTTTAACCAGCGCTACAGCAGCTACCTCGAGCACCGGCTGCAACCGGTGATATCG GCGTATATCACAGGATCCGCGTACAATGGCACGATCACCGAAATTCAGGAGGTGGTTGACCAACAAAGGAGGACGATCGCAAGAGAGATGGAAAATTATGAGTATCCAAACGGAAGATATGGGATAAATGTGAG CAAACTTGAAGATTTAGTGATGGAGAAGGGCGGTAGACCCATGAGAAGCGTAATTCTGACGACCTGGAGAACCGGCAGCACGTTTCTCGGCGACGTAGTGAACGCGCATCCagccaatttttatcattacgAACCGTTACTTGACTATGGAATTGTGCAAATCCGAGAGCCGCCGCTCGCTGAAGAATCCTTGACAAGGATAGTCTCTCTGTTGAATTGCGAATACAAGGAGCTCG ATCGGTACCTGGATTATGGGAAAACTCATACTTGGGTATTTAAGCACACCACGGATTTATGGCGGCAATGCCAAGCACATAAACGCATCTGTTGGGATCCGCGTTTCGTTTCTAAATTTTGCCGACTATTTCCGTTCCAATCGATGAAGCTCGTACGATTGAGGTTGCGAATAGCGGAAAGTCTTCTGGCCGAAGAAGA TTTGGGTGTGCGACTAGTTCTTCTCATTCGTGATCCGAGAGGCATTCTGCAATCCAGAAAACACAGGGAATGGTGTCCTACTAAGCCCGATTGCTCCGATCCGGCTCTGGTTTGCGCAGACATGGTATCGGACTTTAGCGCGGCGGTAGAACTGTCAAAAAAATATCCACGTTCTTTCAG AGTGGTGCGCTACGAGGACCTGTCCGTGGATCCCTACAAGCACGTGAAGGAgctttacaatttttacgGTTTGAACTTTCACGTGAACGTGAAGAGATTCCTGGACACGCACACGAAGAACGACGAAGGCGGGGTGTCGAGCACCTTCCGGAATTCCAAGGTCGCACCATTTCACTGGCGGGCTGATTTAGACTTCGAAGAGGTTCGTGAAATACAGGAGGTATGCGCGACCGCCATGCGATTGTGGGGATATGTGATGGCCTTAAATTCCACACACCAAAAAGACTTCGATCCTATCACAAATTACCGGCTCCAGTTGTGA